A section of the Elizabethkingia anophelis R26 genome encodes:
- the rpsD gene encoding 30S ribosomal protein S4 produces MARYIGPKTKIARKFGQAIYGDDKNFEKRKFPPGQHGPNKRRGAKKSEYAVQLAEKQKAKYTYGILERQFANLYEKAQRSKGVTGEVLLQLCESRLDNVVYRLGFAKTRAGARQIVSHRHITVNGELVNIPSYQLKAGDVIAVREKSKSLEVITDALASKASYDWLQYNDETKTGTFVSAPERIQIPEEIKEQLIVELYSK; encoded by the coding sequence ATGGCAAGATATATAGGACCAAAAACCAAAATTGCAAGAAAATTCGGTCAGGCAATCTATGGTGATGATAAAAACTTTGAAAAAAGAAAGTTCCCACCAGGACAACACGGACCAAACAAAAGAAGAGGTGCTAAGAAATCTGAATATGCAGTTCAGTTAGCTGAAAAACAAAAAGCAAAATATACTTACGGTATCCTTGAAAGACAATTCGCTAATCTTTACGAAAAAGCGCAGAGATCTAAGGGGGTAACTGGTGAAGTACTTCTTCAACTTTGCGAATCCAGATTAGATAACGTAGTTTACAGATTAGGATTTGCTAAAACCAGAGCAGGAGCAAGACAGATAGTTTCTCACAGACACATTACTGTGAACGGAGAATTAGTTAACATTCCTTCTTATCAGCTTAAAGCTGGTGATGTTATTGCTGTAAGAGAGAAATCTAAATCTCTTGAAGTAATCACTGACGCTTTAGCTTCTAAGGCTAGCTACGACTGGTTACAATACAATGACGAAACTAAAACTGGTACTTTTGTAAGTGCTCCTGAGAGAATTCAGATCCCAGAAGAAATCAAAGAACAGTTAATCGTCGAATTATATTCTAAATAA
- the rpsM gene encoding 30S ribosomal protein S13 — protein sequence MARIAGVDLPKNKRGVIGLTYIYGVGRSTASDILKSAGISEDKKVNEWNDDELAAIRNFISENIKVEGELRSEKQLNIKRLMDIGCQRGIRHRLGLPLRGQRTKNNSRTRKGKRKTVANKKKASK from the coding sequence ATGGCAAGAATTGCAGGGGTAGATTTACCTAAAAACAAAAGAGGAGTAATTGGACTTACTTACATCTACGGAGTAGGAAGAAGCACAGCTTCTGATATTCTTAAGAGCGCTGGTATCAGCGAAGATAAGAAAGTCAATGAATGGAATGACGATGAATTGGCAGCGATCAGAAACTTCATCTCTGAAAACATTAAAGTTGAAGGAGAATTAAGATCTGAGAAGCAATTGAACATCAAAAGATTGATGGACATAGGATGCCAACGAGGAATACGTCACAGACTTGGATTACCTTTAAGAGGCCAAAGAACGAAAAATAATTCTAGAACCCGTAAAGGAAAGAGAAAAACTGTTGCTAACAAGAAGAAGGCAAGTAAATAA
- the ykgO gene encoding type B 50S ribosomal protein L36: MKVRASIKKRSADCKIVRRKGRLYIINKKNPKFKQRQG; the protein is encoded by the coding sequence ATGAAAGTTAGAGCATCAATTAAGAAAAGGAGTGCGGACTGTAAGATTGTAAGACGTAAAGGACGTCTTTATATCATTAACAAGAAGAACCCAAAATTTAAACAAAGACAAGGTTAA
- the rpsK gene encoding 30S ribosomal protein S11 — translation MAKQTKVVKKRKVKVEAIGEAHIQASFNNIIISLTNKNGEVISWASAGKMGFRGSKKNTPFAAQMAAENCSQVAYEAGLRRVKVFVKGPGAGRESAIRTIHNSGIEVSEIVDITPMPHNGCRPPKRRRV, via the coding sequence ATGGCAAAACAAACTAAAGTAGTTAAAAAAAGAAAAGTAAAAGTTGAAGCAATAGGCGAGGCACATATCCAAGCTTCTTTCAACAATATTATTATTTCTTTGACAAATAAAAACGGAGAGGTAATCTCTTGGGCATCTGCAGGTAAAATGGGCTTCAGAGGTTCTAAAAAGAATACACCATTTGCAGCACAAATGGCGGCTGAAAATTGTTCTCAGGTAGCTTATGAAGCGGGTCTTAGAAGAGTTAAAGTTTTTGTAAAAGGTCCTGGTGCTGGTAGAGAATCTGCTATCAGAACTATCCACAACTCAGGAATTGAAGTAAGTGAAATCGTTGATATCACTCCAATGCCGCACAACGGTTGTAGACCTCCAAAAAGAAGAAGAGTATAA
- the infA gene encoding translation initiation factor IF-1, which produces MAKQKHIEQDGVIVEALSNAMFRVELENGHILIAHISGKMRMHYIKLLPGDKVRLELSPYDLSKGRITFRY; this is translated from the coding sequence ATGGCAAAACAAAAGCATATAGAACAGGATGGCGTGATAGTGGAAGCACTATCTAACGCCATGTTTCGTGTGGAGTTGGAAAATGGGCATATTCTTATCGCTCATATTTCCGGTAAGATGAGAATGCATTATATCAAACTTTTACCAGGAGACAAAGTAAGATTAGAGTTATCTCCTTACGATTTATCAAAAGGGAGAATAACATTCAGGTATTAA
- a CDS encoding DNA-directed RNA polymerase subunit alpha yields MAILSFIKPDKVILLNSTDFRGQFEFRPLEPGFGLTIGNALRRVLLSSLEGFAISSIKIEGVEHEFSTIPGVIEDVTEIILNLKQLRLKAKTEGATAEQVSVKVTGKEEITAGDFASAINGFEVLNPDLVICTLNKDVNFEITFNIEKGRGYVPSDQNKSNNAPIGTIAIDSIFTPIKKVQYSIENYRVEQKTDYEKLILDIETDGSITPQNALTEASKILIYHFMLFSDERITLETEAVKASAQYDEETLHTRQLLKSKLADMDLSVRALNCLKAAEVETLGELVSFSKSDLMKFRNFGKKSLTELEELVHAKGLNFGFDVSKYKLDADK; encoded by the coding sequence ATGGCAATATTATCTTTTATTAAACCCGATAAAGTAATCCTTCTTAACTCAACAGACTTCAGAGGTCAATTCGAATTCAGACCTTTGGAGCCAGGTTTCGGTTTAACAATCGGGAATGCATTGAGAAGAGTTTTACTTTCTTCTCTAGAAGGGTTTGCTATTTCATCTATCAAAATTGAAGGTGTAGAGCATGAATTTTCTACTATCCCTGGTGTTATTGAAGATGTAACAGAAATCATCCTTAACCTTAAACAACTTCGTCTAAAAGCAAAAACCGAAGGTGCTACGGCAGAGCAGGTTTCTGTAAAAGTGACGGGTAAAGAGGAAATTACTGCTGGTGACTTTGCTTCAGCTATTAATGGCTTTGAAGTACTAAACCCGGATTTAGTGATCTGTACTCTTAATAAGGATGTTAACTTTGAGATAACTTTCAATATTGAGAAAGGTAGAGGTTATGTTCCGTCAGATCAAAATAAATCTAACAATGCACCGATAGGCACTATAGCGATCGACTCTATTTTTACCCCAATCAAAAAGGTACAATATAGCATCGAAAACTATCGTGTTGAGCAGAAAACTGACTACGAGAAACTTATTCTTGATATCGAAACTGATGGGTCTATCACTCCTCAGAACGCTTTAACTGAAGCATCTAAAATATTAATTTACCACTTTATGTTGTTCTCTGATGAGCGTATCACTCTTGAGACTGAAGCCGTTAAAGCTTCTGCTCAGTACGATGAGGAAACGCTTCACACAAGACAACTTCTTAAGTCTAAACTTGCAGATATGGATCTTTCTGTAAGAGCTCTTAACTGCCTTAAAGCAGCTGAAGTTGAAACATTAGGTGAGTTAGTTTCTTTCAGCAAGTCGGATCTAATGAAATTTAGAAACTTCGGTAAGAAATCCCTTACTGAACTGGAAGAGCTAGTTCATGCCAAAGGACTTAACTTTGGTTTTGACGTAAGTAAATATAAGTTGGACGCTGATAAATAA